The Streptomyces laurentii genome contains a region encoding:
- a CDS encoding transposase (DDE superfamily endonuclease; cl02413;~identified by MetaGeneAnnotator; putative;~transposase [Rhodococcus jostii RHA1]) → MTVEQVESWSEGIAGLHARFAHRFGRSEPRERALDYLQGLIAPLEKKNGWTLSEQVGQLRPDGVQRLLNLSDWDENAVRDDIRDFVVETIGRPDGVLICDDTGFLKKGTKSAGVQRQYSGTAGRTENSQIGTFLAYASAAGRALIDRELYLPASWTDDRDRCRAAGIADEVPFATKNEHFRQMVQRAIDAGVPFAWVTADEAYGQVKRTRFWLEQRRIAHVMATKVNDTVITTRWGEERVDRLIAALPRQRWKRISGGQGAHGERIYDWARIAIRPCWEDGFGHWVLARRSVADPTEIAYYVCYGPAVSRLKDLVKVAAARWAVEECFQTAKGECGLDHYQVRLYRAWYRHITLSMAALAYLTAIRAAEATKGAPSTTSKTSYPSASRRSAD, encoded by the coding sequence TTGACGGTCGAGCAGGTCGAGTCGTGGTCGGAGGGGATAGCCGGGCTGCATGCCCGCTTCGCCCACCGTTTCGGCAGGTCCGAGCCACGTGAGCGAGCGCTGGACTACCTTCAGGGTCTGATCGCTCCTCTGGAGAAAAAGAACGGTTGGACGCTGTCGGAGCAGGTCGGACAGCTCCGCCCGGACGGTGTCCAGCGCCTGCTCAACCTCTCGGACTGGGACGAGAACGCGGTCCGAGACGACATCCGTGACTTCGTCGTGGAGACCATCGGCAGGCCGGACGGTGTCCTGATATGCGACGACACCGGCTTCCTGAAGAAGGGCACGAAGTCGGCCGGCGTGCAGCGGCAGTACTCCGGAACAGCCGGAAGGACCGAGAACTCCCAGATCGGCACCTTCCTGGCCTACGCCTCGGCAGCCGGCCGGGCACTGATCGACCGCGAGCTCTACCTCCCGGCGTCCTGGACGGACGACCGGGACCGCTGCCGGGCCGCCGGCATCGCCGACGAGGTGCCCTTCGCCACCAAGAACGAGCACTTCCGACAGATGGTGCAACGTGCCATCGACGCCGGAGTGCCGTTCGCGTGGGTGACCGCGGACGAGGCGTACGGGCAGGTCAAGCGCACCCGGTTCTGGCTGGAGCAGCGCCGGATCGCGCATGTGATGGCCACCAAGGTCAACGACACAGTGATCACAACGCGTTGGGGCGAGGAACGCGTCGACCGTCTGATCGCCGCGCTGCCCCGGCAGCGCTGGAAGCGGATCTCGGGCGGACAGGGCGCGCACGGGGAGCGAATCTACGACTGGGCCCGTATCGCGATCCGCCCGTGCTGGGAGGACGGCTTCGGGCACTGGGTCCTGGCCCGCCGCAGCGTGGCGGACCCCACCGAGATCGCCTACTACGTCTGCTACGGCCCGGCTGTCTCACGGCTGAAAGACCTGGTCAAGGTGGCCGCGGCGAGGTGGGCGGTGGAGGAGTGTTTCCAGACGGCCAAGGGCGAGTGCGGCCTGGACCACTACCAAGTCCGGCTCTACCGGGCCTGGTACCGACACATCACTCTCTCCATGGCCGCCCTCGCCTACCTGACCGCCATCCGTGCCGCAGAAGCCACAAAAGGGGCACCGTCGACGACGAGCAAGACCTCATACCCCTCAGCGTCCCGGAGATCCGCCGACTGA
- a CDS encoding Sensory box/GGDEF family protein (Sensory box or GGDEF family protein [Streptomyces venezuelae ATCC10712];~identified by MetaGeneAnnotator; putative) — MPLGTVEGLLTRHGLPSGSLIVELADSDPRDPRITFAELEQRLAALRRLGVRIALDGFGSGHAAIDALRRLPVDMLKLDHGLVEGIVESARLRKITSGLLRIAGDLGMQSVAEGVDHPEQVQALRSMGCTHAQGAAFAGPLDEYRLRRALVRGTYPMPGAAGAGVPVTAGNGPSLRSHGETPIPPP, encoded by the coding sequence ATGCCGCTCGGCACCGTCGAGGGGCTGCTCACCCGGCACGGCCTGCCCTCCGGCTCGCTGATCGTCGAGCTCGCCGACAGCGACCCCCGCGACCCCCGGATCACCTTCGCCGAGCTGGAACAGCGTCTGGCCGCCCTGCGCCGCCTCGGCGTCCGGATCGCCCTGGACGGATTCGGCAGCGGCCACGCCGCCATCGACGCCCTGCGCCGCCTCCCCGTCGACATGCTCAAGCTCGACCACGGCCTCGTCGAGGGCATCGTGGAATCGGCCAGATTGCGCAAGATCACCAGCGGTCTGCTGCGCATCGCCGGAGACCTCGGGATGCAGTCCGTCGCCGAGGGCGTGGACCACCCCGAGCAGGTGCAGGCCCTGCGCTCCATGGGCTGCACCCACGCCCAGGGGGCGGCCTTCGCCGGCCCGCTCGACGAGTACCGGCTGCGCCGTGCCCTGGTCAGAGGCACCTATCCGATGCCGGGAGCAGCCGGCGCCGGGGTCCCCGTGACCGCCGGAAACGGACCCTCGCTCCGCTCACATGGTGAGACGCCCATCCCACCCCCTTGA